The region CGCGCCGTGCTCGATGAAGACCCTCGCCGGGATCCGCGCCGGATACGCCGACGGTCTGGTGGGGCGCGCCGCGGACGTGGTCCTCAAGGAGCGGCGCAGGCTCGTGCTCGTGCCGAGGGAGACCCCGCTCAGCGAGATTCACCTCGAGAACATGCTGGCGCTCTCCCGGATGGGCGTGCGGATGGTCCCGCCCATGCCCGCCTTCTACAACCACCCCCGCTCGGTGGACGACATCGTCGACCACCTCACGGCCCGCCTCCTCGACCAGTTCGACCTGCCCGCACCCGCCGCCAAGCGGTGGGAGGGCATGCGCGCCGCCCGCGGCCCGAAGCGCACCCCCGCCGATTCCCCCGCCGCCTGATACCCCCCGCCCCTCCCCCACTTGGACTTCCCATGGCCTACGACGACTTCCGCGGCTTTCTCGACGTCCTCCGGAAGGAGGATCAGCTACTGCACATCGCCGACGAGGTGATGCCGGAGCCGGACATCGCCGCCGCCGCGAACGCCGCCCCGCGCCTGGGCGGCCATGCCCCCGCCCTGTACTTCGACAACGTCAAGGGCTTCACCGACGCGCGGATCGCGCTCAATGTGCACGGCTCCTGGGCCAATCACGCGCTCGCCCTCGGCCTGCCCAAGGAGACCGGCACCAAGGAGCAGGTCGAGGAGTTCATCCGCCGCTGGGACACCTTCCCGGTGGCCCCCGAGTGGCGCGAGAACCCGCTGTGGGCCGAGAACACCCTGGAGGGCGAGGACGCCGACATCTTCCGGGTGCTGCCGCTGATCCGGCTCAACGACGGCGACGGCGGCTTCTACATCGACAAGGCGGCCGTGGTCTCCAAGGACCCGGCCGACCCCGAGCACAGCGGCAAGCAGAACGTCGGCATCTACCGCATCGAGGTCAAGGGCAGGCGCACGCTCGCCATCCAGCCGGTGCCGATGCATGACATCGCCCAGCATCTGCACACCGCCGAGGAGCGCGGCGAGGACCTGCCCGTGGCCATCACGCTCGGCAATGAGCCGGTGATCTCCATCGTGGCGTCCACCCCGATGGAGTACGAGCAGAACGAGTACGAGCTGGCCGGCGCCCTGCGCGGCGCTCCCGCCCCGCTCTCCCGGGCCCCGCTCACCGGGCTGCCCGTGCCGTGGGGCAGCGAGGTGGTCATCGAGGGTGTCATCGAGGGCCGCAAGCGGGAGATCGAGGGGCCGTTCGGCGAGTTCACCGGCCACTACTCCGGCGGCCGGAGCATGCCCGTCATCCGCATCGACCGGATCTCGTACCGCACCGGCCCGATCTTCGAACACCTCTACCTCGGCATGCCGTGGACCGAGGTGGACTACCTGATCGCCGCCAACACCTGTGTGCCGCTGTACAAGCAACTGCGCCGCGACTTCCCCGAGGTCCAGGCGGTCAACGCGATGTACACCCACGGGCTGGTCGTCATCGTGTCCACCAAGAAGCGCTACGGCGGTTTCGCCAAGGCCGTGGGCATGCGGGTGCTGACCACTCCGCACGGCCTCGGCTACGCGGCCACCGTGATCATGGTGGACGAGGACGTCGACCCGTTCAATCTGCCCCAGGTGATGTGGGCGCTGTCCACGAAGATGAACCCGGCCGGTGATCTGGTCCAGATCCCCAATCTGTCGGTGCTGGAGCTGGCCCCGCAGGCCGTCACGCCCGGTATCACCGACAAGCTCATCATCGACGCCACCACCCCCGTCGCCCCCGACCGCCGCGGCACCTACGGCACCCAGGTGCGCGATCTGCCCGAGACGGCCGAGTGGCTGGCCCGGCTGCAGAGGCTCACCGCCGCCCGCTGACCACACCACCCCACACCACGGAAGGACTTCGGATGTCCGACACCATGCCCCTGTGCCCGCGCTGTGCCCACGAGACGATCGAGCACATCACCGGCTCCCCCGTCCCCGGCGTCTGGGAGGTGCTCCAGTGCGGGCGGTGCCTGTACATGTGGCGCACCACCGAGCCCGCGCGGCGCACCCGGCGCGACGCCTACCCCGAGGAGTTCATGCTGACGCCCGAGGACATCGGCACCGCGCCGGAGGTCCCGGCCGTTCCGCCGCTGCGTATGCCCGGTGCCGGGGCGGCTACCAGGTGACGGGGAGTTCATAGACCCCGTAGATCACCGCGTCGTACTTGAAGGGGATGTCCGCCAGGTCCGTCGCCATCCGCAGCGTGGGGACGCGGCGGAGGAGGGTGGGGTAGACCACCTGGAGTTCCATCCGGGCCAGCGGCTGGCCGAGGCAGTGGTGGGTGCCCACGCCGAACGCCTGGTGGTGGCGGGCGTCCCGGCCGATGTCCAGCCGGTCCGGTTCGGGGAAGACGGCCGCGTCCCGGTTGGCCAGTTCGCCGAGGAGGATCACCCCCTCACCGGCCCGGATGGTCCGGTCGGCGATCTCGATGTCCTCCAGCGCCGTCCGGCGGCGTCCGAGGTGGACGACGCTGAGGTAGCGCAGGAGTTCCTCCACCGCGGAGGCGATCACCTTGGGGTCGTCGGCCTCGCGGACGCGGGCGAGCTGTTCGGGGTGCTGGAGCAGCAGCAGCGTCCCCATGGTGATCATGTTGGCGGTGGTCTCGTGTCCGCCGAGGAGCAGCAGCACGCCCATCGCGGCGGCCTCGCGGCGGGTCAGCTCGCCCGCCGCGATCTGCCGGGCGAGGCCGGAGAGCAGGTCGTCACCCGGCTTGGCGAGCTTCTCCCCCACCAACTGGTCCAGGTACTCGTACAGGTTGGTGTGCGCGGCGCCCCGCTCCTCGGGCGTGGCCACGGCGGAGACGAGGACCTTGCTGTTCGCCTGGAAGAACCCGTGGTCCTCGTACGGGACGCCCAGCATCTCGGAGATCACCAGCGAGGGAAGCGGCAGCGCGAGCGCCTGGACCAGATCGGCCGGTTTCGGACCGGCCAGCATGCGGGTGATGAAGTCGTCCACCATCTCCTGTACGACGGGGCGCATCGCCTCGACCCGCTTGATGGTGAAGGCGCCGCTGACCATGCGGCGCAGCCGGGCGTGCTCCGGATCGTCCATGCCGACGAAGCTGAGGTCGGTGGCCTCCCGCTTGCCGCCCGTATGCGGGACGGGGCTCGGAAAGCCGGGGTGGGAGAAGTCGGCGCTGAGCCGCGGGTCGGAGAGCAGGGTCTTCTGCTCGGCGTGGCCGGTCACCACCCAGGGGGTGCTGTCGTTCCAGGACCGGACCCGGGTCAGCGGGCCCCACTGCGCCAGGCCG is a window of Streptomyces violaceusniger Tu 4113 DNA encoding:
- a CDS encoding non-oxidative hydroxyarylic acid decarboxylases subunit C, producing MAYDDFRGFLDVLRKEDQLLHIADEVMPEPDIAAAANAAPRLGGHAPALYFDNVKGFTDARIALNVHGSWANHALALGLPKETGTKEQVEEFIRRWDTFPVAPEWRENPLWAENTLEGEDADIFRVLPLIRLNDGDGGFYIDKAAVVSKDPADPEHSGKQNVGIYRIEVKGRRTLAIQPVPMHDIAQHLHTAEERGEDLPVAITLGNEPVISIVASTPMEYEQNEYELAGALRGAPAPLSRAPLTGLPVPWGSEVVIEGVIEGRKREIEGPFGEFTGHYSGGRSMPVIRIDRISYRTGPIFEHLYLGMPWTEVDYLIAANTCVPLYKQLRRDFPEVQAVNAMYTHGLVVIVSTKKRYGGFAKAVGMRVLTTPHGLGYAATVIMVDEDVDPFNLPQVMWALSTKMNPAGDLVQIPNLSVLELAPQAVTPGITDKLIIDATTPVAPDRRGTYGTQVRDLPETAEWLARLQRLTAAR
- a CDS encoding cytochrome P450, which codes for MTTSPVTGDAPAEIPAFPQPRAAACPFDPSPELRGLAQWGPLTRVRSWNDSTPWVVTGHAEQKTLLSDPRLSADFSHPGFPSPVPHTGGKREATDLSFVGMDDPEHARLRRMVSGAFTIKRVEAMRPVVQEMVDDFITRMLAGPKPADLVQALALPLPSLVISEMLGVPYEDHGFFQANSKVLVSAVATPEERGAAHTNLYEYLDQLVGEKLAKPGDDLLSGLARQIAAGELTRREAAAMGVLLLLGGHETTANMITMGTLLLLQHPEQLARVREADDPKVIASAVEELLRYLSVVHLGRRRTALEDIEIADRTIRAGEGVILLGELANRDAAVFPEPDRLDIGRDARHHQAFGVGTHHCLGQPLARMELQVVYPTLLRRVPTLRMATDLADIPFKYDAVIYGVYELPVTW
- a CDS encoding non-oxidative hydroxyarylic acid decarboxylases subunit B, translating into MRLIVGMTGATGAVFGVRLLETLSELPEVETHLVLSRWARTTIELETGRSAREVAELAEVTHSPEDQGATISSGSFRTDGMIIAPCSMKTLAGIRAGYADGLVGRAADVVLKERRRLVLVPRETPLSEIHLENMLALSRMGVRMVPPMPAFYNHPRSVDDIVDHLTARLLDQFDLPAPAAKRWEGMRAARGPKRTPADSPAA
- a CDS encoding non-oxidative hydroxyarylic acid decarboxylases subunit D, translated to MSDTMPLCPRCAHETIEHITGSPVPGVWEVLQCGRCLYMWRTTEPARRTRRDAYPEEFMLTPEDIGTAPEVPAVPPLRMPGAGAATR